Proteins from one Nilaparvata lugens isolate BPH chromosome 10, ASM1435652v1, whole genome shotgun sequence genomic window:
- the LOC120353438 gene encoding nuclear protein 1-like — protein sequence MSESHFDEYEHYNFDMDKHIYSGHSGKQRSKKEASEHTNHFDPSGHSRKIVNKLVNTEQNRTRKTSESSKKN from the coding sequence ATGTCTGAAAGCCATTTCGACGAGTACGAGCACTACAATTTCGACATGGACAAGCATATTTACTCGGGCCACAGTGGAAAACAGCGATCGAAGAAGGAAGCCAGTGAACACACAAACCATTTTGACCCGTCAGGACATTCTAGAAAGATCGTCAACAAACTAGTCAACACCGAACAGAATCGTACACGCAAAACATCCGAATCATCGAAAAAGAATTGA